ACAAGTGATTCCGGGGTAGCGACATGCCAGCACCTCCCAAGGTGCCGCGACGAGAGGCCAACAGCTTGTCGATCTCTTTGCGGCCATGTGGTCTCTGATCGATGTAGAAGGGGGCCAGCACGCATGGCTGCATTTCATGGGCTGTTGATGCCCCGCATCCAACGAGGAATTCGGAGAACCGTGGGGCTGAGATATCGACTCCCTTGGGAAGGTTCATACAAGTTGATTGCCAAAGTCTGGTCTCATGACGGATGTAAGAGCCGAATTGGCTTCTTGCTCACGTACTGGCTTGTTGGTCCAGTATGGTCTCGGGATTCGCCTCGCGCCTTGCCGGCTCGAAACCACCGTTTCTTCTCTAGCTCTCGAAGTCTCTGGTAAACGGTATTGATACCTTTATGTGGGAAGTGTAAAGTTTGTTCGTTGAGAGCCAGTCAGCGATCTCCCGCTCCATCATGGGAGGCGCTCTCAACTCAGaaggggggacgggggaTCAGTTGGCACATCACGCCGTCTGGTGACACAACCTCAGCCCAATCCCGGCTGGCGAATGCAAGTGGGAAGGAAATTGTTGGCCATTATTCATATGAAGTCGTGAAAGTAGTAAAATGCATGATCGCGTAACAAATGAAACCCAGAATCACGCGGTGGCGGCTTACCGACCTCCCAACTCCGTTCACTGTACAGTCTCCCTCCTTTGTATCATGATTGTCTCCCAGAGACATTTCCCCACTTAGATGGTACAATCCAAACAAGGAAATAAGCAGGTGTAATGAAACAAGTCGTTGGGGAAATAGCAAACAAATGTTAAATTGTTCAAACACCCAGggacagcaacaacaaccacaagACAAAAGCCAAAGCCCATGGCGGCGTGTTCACTGTCCCAGCGATGCTTCTATCGGCAGCCGGCATCCCTGACACTGTTTGGTTGATTGTCATGTTGGCCTGCGTGCTGAAGAAAAAGGCGGGTTCATCAGGGATGGCACACACGGCGCCCGGTGCCGCGGGATCGACGCACCGGTCCTCGTGGTCGGCCCTGCGCGCATCAAGTGACGAGTTGAAATAGGCCTTGACGGAGGCCACCGTCAGAATGGCGTCCCTCTTGGGCGGGCCCCCCGACCACAGTGGGTTGCCGTTACTCCAGTGCTGGAGGATCAGGTGGCCGCCCTCGGTGGGTACGGCGCTGCCGTTCATGGTACCCAAGACCTTACCATCGGCGTAGAATGTCACTTTGCCGGGTAGGTAGTCTATGCGATACTCGTGGAAGTCCGTCGTCGGGTTGAAGCCTAGGTTGACCTTGAGAAAGTTGCCCGTGCCGGAGGCGTCATAGCCCTTCTCGAGCGAGGCACGCGAGTGCAAGACGAGGTTTATCGGAAAGCTACTGTTGGACGAGCTGAACTCTTTCGTGAGGAACTCAATGTCGATTTCCTGCGTGTCGTTGTGGTACTGTTTTCAATGTCAGCAGTTTGGTTCCTACAAGTCTGTCTTTGTGCGCGCGTGTAAGCGACCGGGCGGCATCTTACCCAGAAAAAGGCGGCACACGTCCCAGCAACATCCGGCaccttcatcatcgcccgGAACGAACCGTGGTGTACATCATGTCGCGCGGAGTCGATCTCGGCGGTCGGCACCAGGCCGTCCACCGTGGAACTCTCGACCAGCAGCTGCAATCCCGCGTCTGCCTGTGTCGAGCTGAGTCCGTACGAGCTCGACCCTTCGTGGACGGCAGCAATGTTGGTTGGCTGGAACTTCTCGCCCAGGGGCCCCCTCGCGTTGGTGCTGGTCTTGTTGAACTCCTGACGGACCCAGTCCGTGTTGTTCTTGATGTCCTTGACCTTTGTGAAGTCGGTCTCGATCAGGTCTGTGAAGACCTCAACGGTGCCAGTGACGTTGGCGGAGTATCCGCACTCACAGGCTGCGCGAGTGAGACCTGGGAGTAGGGAGAGGGCTAGGAGGCATGTTGTCGCAAGATTCCTCATCATAACGCGTGTGCGTATGCGcacgtgtgtgtgtgtgtgtgtgtgtgtgtgtgtgtgtgtgtgtgtgtgtgtgtatagATGTATGGTGGATATCTGAAGGGCTGTAGCTGTGTGTGTATATGTGCGATGGGCGTGTACAGCGTCGCGTAAGGCAGGGAGTGGGTGTTTATGGCAATGGTGCGAGGTCCCGTATGTTTGTATTACTGCCAGAGTAGTACAATCGTCCCAAGATTTGACAGAAGAAGTGAAGAAGTTAAAAAAAACCCGAGTCCAAGCACGCGTGCCGCCGGTCCAGGCGTGCAGGTGAGGAAATGGGATGACAGGATGTGGAGAAAGACAAAGCTGGCGCTCAGACACAACGAGAACAATCACAAGGACTGAAGAACGAATAtgcaaaaaagaaaaaagtaTTAAGTAACAGTACCGAATCGACGAACAGCGACAAATAAATCGAAGGACGAGAGGGCGGGATCGCGGGATGACTATGTAGTGAGCTCGAGTCACACCCGGTCGAAgagggggatgggatggaagGTAACGCTGTGCTACCCACAGGTGCCTGTGGCTGGAGTGCCCaactacctaggtacatAAAATCCTCCTTCGTGTCCCCCCCAATGAATAGAACCATCGCATTTGGCGCCTCTCGGAAGCCTGGCCCAAGGGCGGACTCGAAGGTGACGGAGGGATCaaaggaagaaggggggaaagcTTACAGTCGTTGGACAAAGACTCCCTCCTCAACGTTTAACGTTTGACATGGTGAAAATCTACTAGCTGTCGTCTCCGCAAAGAGGAAACGTGAATGATGGTATTCAACTATCGAGCGGTTTCTGTACATCCCCGCGTAACGAACTTCTGCCGTGTAAAGGCTTGAAGGTGGCTTTCCCCGTCGTTTCCATACAATGCCAAAAGCCACCATGAAACACACTCGTCTCGGGACAAAGAACAACAACGGGCAAAACAGACGAGGGGGTCTCCATTCGCGCTGCCGGTGCACTCGAGCTGAGTTTGTTTGGATGCGGCGGACAGTCACAGGTCGTTCACGTCGAATCGTGTTGTGGTTGGTGTTGTTTTCCTTGCAGGAACTCGCGAGATATGACCACACGACCAGGAACGCCAAAGGACATGGGGCTCGAGCCCAAAGTTGAATCCAAAGGTTGGGGCGATCCCCGTCTCTCTGCCGCTGTTCCTCTTGGACTGGCGAGTAAACGAGAAAGTAAtagaagacgaggagggggaggagaaggcggcggcggaatAGAGCCCCAGAGAGGGAGCCAAAGCCGCCATATTGCCAGTTGGGCAAGCCGCCTGGGGCTCTCTGTCCGCTTCAAAGATGGAGACAATGAAAAAGAGCTCCCACCAGTCGTTCGTTCTAGCCTTGGACGGAACGGCTTCGTCTCACCACAGGAACGCCCCGCCGTTGGATGTTCCGATTCTCGAGGCGTCCACCCACATGTGGCTCAGGCCATCGAGCTTGTTGCTTGAACGAGCACCTTGTCTTCACCCGAAtttgccttgccttgcctgACCTGACCTGACCTGACCTGGCAGGCGCACCGTCGATTATCCAACCGACGCCGCATCCCGGTCCTGTGTGAGCCATCGTCAGTCGAAGGGCAAACGCATGTTTTGGAGCCGCTAGAGATCCATCCATCAGGGCGATATTCCGTCTGGCAAAGTCGTTCGTCTAGCATGAAACGCACGGCTGCGCTGGCTGTTCATGATACGCTCGCTCATCTACTAACCCCCCAGCGCACCCCCTAGTGCCAGCGCCATCCTTTCCGACTTCTTACCTCATCCTTTCTTTGTCATCCTGACGACCTTTGGCTCTTTGCCACTCTTCCGCTATTTTGGCTCGAAACTTTGTCCAACGATACGGGTCTTCCCACGTGCGGGTGATGTTGCGTCGAGTTCGAGAAACAGACGCTTGGCTCGAGTTGGCTTGTGAATCGCAGGCCGGCCAGGTCAGGCCACGCGCCACTGATCATTGAAGGGGCAAGGACGGCAAAGGTCATGCACGCACGGTGCGAATGAGGAGAAGTGATTTCAATGCTGCCCAACTCCTAGGAAACTTTCTAATATACAAACACATGTGCTCGGGAAACCGATCTTCCACGCTCCCTTTTCGTCCGATGATGACAGGACTCGGGGAATGCCTTGACTCGGAGGATTGCCCTCTCGGTCAGCCTCTGCGGCCTTCCCGTCCCGGACACTCAATTGCAGTCTTGCCAAGACCGCGTTCCAGAGCAGAGACATCTCAAATCCAAACAGACAACGCGGGATTCCAAGGCAAAGAGGTACTGCAATTTGTATATCGAACAAGGTATCTGAGCAGAGCGGAAAGAAGCAAAACTCAAAAACGCAGAGGCAAAGACGCGCAAGAAGACAACTAAGCTAaatgaaaaagaagagaTCAACAAGCATAGGCCGGTTAAAGCAAACGAGGAAAAACAAGTGtaaaggagaagaaaacgATGAAATGGATATCAGCACCACAAAACATTAGTATGAAGCTAATAGAACAAGAACGAAACAAGCGGTCACCAACCCCACCCTGGACCAGCCATCAGTGCCCTGAGGCAGTCAGTCTCTGGGATGCGTGAACAGGGCCCGAATTATCCTAATCTTCCCAGGTTTGCTTTACCCAGGAATCCGCGCCGAACCCTATACCCCCAACCATCCCTGTGTAACCGGCCCCATTATTACTCATGACCAAGTCCAATGCTGTGACGCTCGTGAAGGAAACAACTGCGTAGGAAAGATCACAATCCCACCAGAGCAGGCTGGGGCATAATGCGCAATGACACTCCCGAAAATCAAAAGCCTCTCCTCTGTGACGCCTATTCCCCCTGCCACGTAAGGGGGAAAAAGCCTCAGACCGAGAGGGAGTGTCCGATGAATCACTCCGAATCCGTTACGCCAGAAATTCAGCCCGCCAGACGAAGAGGTATATGCCAAGGAGACGAAACCCAAGGGGGataaagaagaagaaaacaacGACGGAAAAGAACATAGGAAATCGTTCAGTCATCTCGGAACTAGTACACgctgtcctcgtcggccccCTGAGAAATCATCGAAGGGGTCGAAACGCTTGAGGATGCTTCCATGTCGTCGACATAGCCGACAAGTGCTTGCGCATGGAGGCGGAATGATTCGCCCATGAGTCTGGTGATTCTACAATTACGTTAGTGTCACATTCCGAGTGATGAGAGAAACAGTGACTTACCCCCAGACCACGACCTCGTCTAGCATGCTGCCCCACAGCCGGGCAACGACAGAGCTCAGCTGGGTAGCGAACGCTTCATCGAGGTCCTTGTCGAAGAGCAGCCGGACCTTGTTGTACATGGCAAGCTCTTCCTCTGTAGCTTGTTCTTCGTCGTGTTCCAGACGGTAGAGCCAAAGCGAGAGGACAATCATCAGGTCAAGGCCACACAAGGCATGCTCAACGCTCCAGTTCGTCGGCGAGGTGCGTGCAACCCAGCGGACGCCCTGTACCACAGCAATCTCAATGCAGTTGTAGCACTCCTGGATGACCTTGATCATCTCACTGGAGCGCTTGACGCGATCCCGCGCGTTCGACATGGCAGCTGCGACCTCGTAGGAATCGTGGTAGCGCAATGCCTCTTGCACGGATTTCAAGTCAACCTCCAGGCGAGCCCGCGCATTCCGGTACATAGCCTTGGCGTTGAAGATGAGGGGATGTCCCTTGTGGGGAGCACTCAACGGGACCGCCACGGTCTCAGGCTCGCAAAGCTCACAGGATTTCTCCCACGTCTCGAGCGCGAGTCTGAGCTTATACTCAGTCACAACGTCTTGGAGAGCCTCAGGACTGCGCTTGTGGTACCACACTTCGAGGAACAGGGCGTTAATCATGACCCGCGACGCAAACGCGCTGTACCGGAGTGTCTCTCCCTGGAACAGGTTGTCGTGCGCCTCCATAAACGTGACCACAGGCGACGCCTTCAGATGCTCATGCCAAGAGGCCTCGCCCGCAACCTTGAGGTTCCAGAGCGCCTCCGTAGAAGGAAGCTGCAGGTCCTCAAACTCATTGAAGCTAATGGCCGGCGTGTGATTGTACGTCAGAGTGAGCAGGCCAAAGAAGATGTAAACGGCGTAGTATGTGCGTCGGCAACCTTCGTCCTCGATCCACTCGTTGCGGGTGGGATGGGCGCCAGAGCGAGCCTCCTGGCGAAGCTTCAGCTCGTACCGGTTTCCAGCCACCATGTTGGCGAGCAGGCTCTTGATGGAACAGGCCCACTCAAGCCCCTTCGGATCACCGCTCCAGCTGGCAAAGATCATGTTCAGGAGCGAACCTTGCATCGTCCAAAGCGGGCACTTGCGCGAGCTAAAGTTCTCCTTGTTCTGAAGGAACTGGTTGACCAAGACCTTGGATCCGATGTGGAGCATGTAGGCCTGATCCTGATCAAACGCATAGAGCGCCCCGATGCTCAGCACGGCAAGGAGCAGAGCAGGAGACACCGTAGTTGAGTCGAAGGAGGCGGGGTGCAGAAACGGGAGGTGGTGATGAAATAGCCCAAAGTAGGTGGACAGGAATCGGTTCAGCGACGCCAGGTTTGGAAGGCGGAAACCCTCAGGAATGGCATGTTCCGTATCTTGAGCACGAATATTGTCGAGAATTTGGTTtcgctcgtcgtcgttggcgacCTGGGGGGCTCGGAAGCCTGCGGCAGACAAAGTCGCCTCGCTGACGTAGGGACTCTGCGGCACAGGTGTACCGGCTCCAGAGTTCGGTAGAGAGTTGATCATGGACTGGAGTGCGGGAACGAGACCATTACACGTCTGACCGTTGATAGGTGGAAGCTGGGCGTTGTGTGGCTGTATGGTCCCTGTACTGTTGAAGGACTGCTGCGACTCGAAGGAGCCGGATGCCGACGATGCGATCGAGTGTGCTTTGGCGTCGGACGATTGAGACATGAAGCTCTCCCATTGAGGCACGGGGATGGCACCTGAAGGATACGCGACGGTAGGCTCCATGGTATGCGGCGAGTAGGGCATCGATGGGCTGCCTCCTGAGCGtgcaccggcggcggctttgTGTTGGAAGTCGGCGACAAGCATGGCAGCGGTCTCGATGTCGAAAGTGCCGTCGTGAGAGGCGGCTTCGATCTGATCTAACGCGGACTGGTCGAGCATGGGTGTCTTTGCAGGACCGCCAATAGCTCGCGTCTTAGGACCCGAACGTCGCTTACCATCGCTGTGAAGAGGGACCCCTCCATCTTTGGCATGCACAGTGCGATCGTGTCGGAGGAGAAGATCACGTCTAACGAATGTGCTACGACACTTCATGCACTTGAAGGGGCGCTCCTTGGTATCTGTAAACAGTCAGTAAACAACTTGAACAATTCCAAACTGGTGCGACGTTTTTTCTCCAGCGAGGTTTTTTCCTGCCGAATGATGCACCGATGCAAAGGTGGAATGAGGGGGTTGCTCATCGTTGAGAGGGGTTCCCAGTCGAGCGGAAGCTTTGAGACGtaggagggggaggggttcggAAAAAAGAGACGACTTACGGGATCGCTCATGCCTACTGCGATGCTCGCTTCTGCTGAAGGCTCGATTGCAAAACTGGCACTTGTATTTGCGTTCTGGGGCTAGTGATGCCTTGCGCGAGGCCGGTGTTGATGAAGCGGACGTAGGAAGAACCGCAACGCTTGCGCCGGGCATCTTGAAGGGTCGGGTCGTGGTCGCgatttttctctctcttcctctctctcggaGGGTATCGTCAGATGGCTGTGCCGGTTGctacgacggcgacgaggatgatgggtGGGCGGCTTGATCTGCACTGCGACTCTCTTCGAATTGACACGATGGTTGAAATCGCCTGGTTCCTATGGCTCCTCCTCGCTCGGCGCGCTCCCGTGGGGTTTAAAGTGTGTCTTGATTAGACTGGTGGATGTTGCTGGTCATTTGGTTCGATATTCTGGTCATAGGAAGGACGTGTGAGTGGTTGAAGGGGGAGAAGCTGGCTTAAAGCCAGTGTTGGAAAGCGGCGCGTCTAGAGGCGAAGGGTGCGCTGGAGTGGTGATGGCCGGGGAGGACGAAGAGTGCGCGCGTTGAGTTCCGTATTGGAGATGAAGGATGATCACGAGAGTGGGAGGATGAACAGAAGAGGGGAAGTCGAGGAAAAAAGtaggaggggagaggaggaggaaaagaggcGTCTTTGGTGAGAACGGTGGGGACACTGAGCTGCGACAGTGGGAGGGACTCTTGAGTCTTGGGTGTATTGGAGGGGGTGGCACGCTGGGACAGGAGGGGGAAGATAGCAAGAGAGCACGAGAGAGACCAGAAGAGGGGAACAGAGGGGGGACCGCGATGGCTCGGAGCTGGGAAAGAGGTAAGTACTCGGAAGAGGTACCTTGCTTTTCCCCGTCTCTATCCCTCTTCTCCTGTCCACTGTAAGGAAGCGGGAAACAGGCaggcggcagcgaggactTGCAAAGGTACGTACTGGACTGGACCTCCTTCGCGCAACCTCAGGTACCAGTCGACCTGCCAAAGGTGAGGGGAGGTACGGTCAGATTAGGGAAGCAGGCAAATGTACCTTAGGCAAGCAATGCAATCGAAGCGACGGGCAAGCATACCTATGAGGGAGTCAGGGACACTCGAGAGGTACATCCGCCTCTTGGTTGCTCAGAGTGGGCCCTCCCCGGGGCCACTCGTTGTGATGGATGGAAGGACGGACTGCACAATGCACACATCAAGGAGAGGGATTATGGAACTGGAACGGGCTCCAGTGTTTGTTCACCGGGCCACCAGAACAGCAGAAGAGACCCGTCCCGACTTGCTCCATTAGAATGAGCAAGGGAGGGATGTGTGAGGTACTagtggggagggggagggctGAGGTAGGagtggaggggagggtgaggggtggaggaggaggaggaggaggacgacaacCAGGACCCCACTGGTACACCCAAGCAGCCGGCCAGCAACGCTGCACACACAGCACAGCAACCGGCAACCAGCCAACCTTGAACCCCGAGGCAGGGCAGAGCAGGCGCACCACGTCTATatccacatccacatccacatccacatccaccTCCACGACATGGTCACGAGCTGCTGTGAGGTGGAGAGGGTCGATATGAAGGGGCCCACGACGCCGGTGCAGTccggtgttggtggtggtgctgctgcgtCTGTTGCGTATTGCTAACAAGCAGTACACGGCGTATGTGCCTGTGGGCATCAGCTCTATCGGAAGGAGTGAGGGGTCGAACGAGACTGAAGAGGGGCAAGTCGGTTGTGATGCAGTTAGTGGCTGCCATTGCTGACCCGATCGATGCTTgagttgctgttgctgctggaACGAGAACGCGCATGCGCAACAGCCCACGATGAACAAGGGAACGCGGGAAACGAAAGCACGCTGAgcagggaagaagagggacgTACATGCGCCCTCAGCTGCATACTGCCTAGTAGCTATTCCTGTCTCCATATTTACGTATTCACTGCTAAGTGACGGAATGCAAGTGCCTCTCAGCTGCCCTATCACGGATAGACAGGTAGGGAACGGGAAGGGAGACCCGGAGCTATGTAAGCAGCGACCGAATATCCCACCTCCATGTCACCCACCGCCCCAACTTTGCTGCAAGATAGTGTCTCTACACAAGTCTAGAAGCCCACCCTTTGCCAAACCAGCAAGTCCCTAATAGCCGAAATCCAGcatctgtctgtctgtgGCCAATTTCAGAAGAATTTCTCGGTGCCATAAGATATGCATCATTGTATAGTACCCTCATCTCGTTTGACACAAAAGGGACGAGGAATCTAAAATGGGTCGCATCGCCATTTAATCCAAGACAAGATTGTGAGGGCCGGCAGCGCGATTCGCGAACAAATAGGGGCGAATACCAACAACTAttggaggagaagaaagacACCTGAACACCGTCCTGTACCCCTTCGCTGAACACGAGGCGATATGACACGTTAAGGATCGCAGAGTTTTCACGGGACGACAAGGACCCAGCTcttttgctgctgctgtccgcCTACTGAGAGATGCGACACAAACACATCTCGCATCACGAGTCTAGCTCATAGGTGCTTGCGTCCACGCCGTACGCCACACTGCTCTGCGAGTACAAACCTCACCATCCCGTCAGAGCCACGGTTGCTCAATCCTCGTGCCGCGAAGTAGCGGACTGAGGCGGACAGGAATCGCATGGCCTGGCATGCGCCCGACCCGTCCGGAGCGCATCTAGCCACATCTAGACACGCAAACGCCCCCCGCCGTCTACAGAAGCACGGCAGGGCGGGTGGCCGGGTTATGGGTATGATTACTGGGGTGCGTCCTCGCCCTAGGCCTCAGCCAGAGGGCGTGTGTCCATAATGAGCGAGCCGACCGGCGGCCCAGCCAGCTCAGCGCACACCACTCAGCATGGCACAATCCAACGCAGCAAACGAGGCGGGCTCGATTCTCTGGGTCACGACCAAGGGGTTGGTACCGGAAACTAAGGCAAGGGCTACTGTTCTAGCCATGAATGCGCTCGACTTGATGACGAGTAACACCCGATGGGGCGATAGGGTTGG
The genomic region above belongs to Colletotrichum higginsianum IMI 349063 chromosome 2, whole genome shotgun sequence and contains:
- a CDS encoding Endo-1,3-1,4-b-glucanase, with translation MRNLATTCLLALSLLPGLTRAACECGYSANVTGTVEVFTDLIETDFTKVKDIKNNTDWVRQEFNKTSTNARGPLGEKFQPTNIAAVHEGSSSYGLSSTQADAGLQLLVESSTVDGLVPTAEIDSARHDVHHGSFRAMMKVPDVAGTCAAFFWYHNDTQEIDIEFLTKEFSSSNSSFPINLVLHSRASLEKGYDASGTGNFLKVNLGFNPTTDFHEYRIDYLPGKVTFYADGKVLGTMNGSAVPTEGGHLILQHWSNGNPLWSGGPPKRDAILTVASVKAYFNSSLDARRADHEDRCVDPAAPGAVCAIPDEPAFFFSTQANMTINQTVSGMPAADRSIAGTVNTPPWALAFVLWLLLLSLGV
- a CDS encoding C2H2 finger domain-containing protein; protein product: MPGASVAVLPTSASSTPASRKASLAPERKYKCQFCNRAFSRSEHRSRHERSHTKERPFKCMKCRSTFVRRDLLLRHDRTVHAKDGGVPLHSDGKRRSGPKTRAIGGPAKTPMLDQSALDQIEAASHDGTFDIETAAMLVADFQHKAAAGARSGGSPSMPYSPHTMEPTVAYPSGAIPVPQWESFMSQSSDAKAHSIASSASGSFESQQSFNSTGTIQPHNAQLPPINGQTCNGLVPALQSMINSLPNSGAGTPVPQSPYVSEATLSAAGFRAPQVANDDERNQILDNIRAQDTEHAIPEGFRLPNLASLNRFLSTYFGLFHHHLPFLHPASFDSTTVSPALLLAVLSIGALYAFDQDQAYMLHIGSKVLVNQFLQNKENFSSRKCPLWTMQGSLLNMIFASWSGDPKGLEWACSIKSLLANMVAGNRYELKLRQEARSGAHPTRNEWIEDEGCRRTYYAVYIFFGLLTLTYNHTPAISFNEFEDLQLPSTEALWNLKVAGEASWHEHLKASPVVTFMEAHDNLFQGETLRYSAFASRVMINALFLEVWYHKRSPEALQDVVTEYKLRLALETWEKSCELCEPETVAVPLSAPHKGHPLIFNAKAMYRNARARLEVDLKSVQEALRYHDSYEVAAAMSNARDRVKRSSEMIKVIQECYNCIEIAVVQGVRWVARTSPTNWSVEHALCGLDLMIVLSLWLYRLEHDEEQATEEELAMYNKVRLLFDKDLDEAFATQLSSVVARLWGSMLDEVVVWGITRLMGESFRLHAQALVGYVDDMEASSSVSTPSMISQGADEDSVY